From the Fulvia fulva chromosome 2, complete sequence genome, one window contains:
- a CDS encoding Set1 complex component ash2 codes for MADISNAQTPLHSTLEQEHAPNVPSPLNPSTSRAASRTPAPPIERERREKKESLKKRESNAHNETKDTKATSSSLGKRKASVVHTYPSPQRFNVPPPRAVDFEEPKEDVMVGHEPFPLTMPQSERQLYKPIDLAENKRGYRYSRAIADPLFPHKQFYRSTSPPPHYARLSFEDADKWMHFTTNALITTNEKGWRMVRSNVCAREGTLYYEIRIHKGVPREGPDTTASGPEPHVRFGFARREAPLDAPVGFDGYSYGITDIRFETMHRSRPGKFFHSKKTKAKGAKAAAGAAPTPVTLAPEDQHVKEGDVIGVELQLPSLPLHHKIATGEYNPAADQGDGFDQGADKLDEPMDVIRDRIPVPYKGNSYFEVLDHVPSKAMEMYADRTMNLASAASLQGTSAKEGIKQPPNPNHEQPSLRTLPSSAIRVYKNGKLIGTAFENLLAFLPPASAPSKTMGAREGFDDGLVGYFPAVSCFFGGIAEVNFGDGNHGFWAPPAHLKNTKAGKSSKRGPDVDMPDAGLDASKQKAGWNPGRTLRGIGERYKEQVAEDIVWDLVDEVDFFVQDGGYEGTVGSGAVGADISKKSSRLKEED; via the coding sequence ATGGCGGACATATCCAATGCGCAAACGCCACTACACAGCACACTCGAGCAAGAGCATGCGCCGAATGTCCCGTCACCACTCAACCCATCGACATCACGCGCCGCATCGCGAACACCAGCGCCGCCCATTGAGCGCGAGAGACGAGAGAAGAAGGAATCGCTAAAGAAGCGCGAGTCGAATGCGCACAACGAGACCAAAGATACCAAGGCAACATCGAGCAGCCTGGGCAAGCGCAAAGCCAGCGTAGTCCACACCTATCCCTCACCACAGCGCTTCAATGTTCCGCCGCCGCGCGCAGTCGACTTCGAGGAGCCCAAGGAGGATGTCATGGTGGGCCACGAGCCTTTCCCGCTTACAATGCCGCAGAGTGAGCGGCAGCTGTACAAGCCGATCGACCTGGCCGAGAACAAGAGAGGATACCGATATTCCAGAGCCATAGCAGATCCGCTATTTCCTCACAAGCAATTCTATCGATCAACATCCCCGCCACCACATTACGCACGACTCAGCTTCGAAGATGCTGACAAGTGGATGCACTTCACCACGAACGCGCTCATCACGACCAACGAGAAGGGCTGGAGAATGGTCAGATCAAACGTATGTGCACGAGAAGGGACGCTGTACTACGAGATCAGGATACACAAAGGTGTTCCTCGAGAAGGTCCAGACACGACTGCGAGTGGTCCTGAGCCTCATGTTCGCTTTGGCTTCGCTAGACGAGAGGCTCCGCTTGATGCACCAGTAGGTTTCGATGGGTACAGTTACGGCATCACAGACATCAGATTTGAGACGATGCATCGCAGCAGACCTGGCAAGTTCTTTCACTCCAAAAAGACGAAAGCGAAGGGAGCCAAGGCCGCAGCAGGTGCGGCACCAACACCCGTCACTCTTGCGCCAGAAGACCAGCACGTCAAGGAGGGAGACGTTATTGGCGTGGAGCTGCAGCTACCCTCACTGCCTCTGCACCACAAAATCGCAACAGGCGAGTACAACCCAGCAGCAGACCAAGGAGATGGCTTTGACCAGGGTGCCGACAAATTGGACGAACCTATGGATGTCATCCGAGATCGCATACCAGTGCCATACAAAGGCAACAGCTACTTCGAAGTGCTGGATCACGTACCTTCCAAGGCAATGGAGATGTACGCCGACAGGACGATGAACCTCGCGTCCGCCGCCAGTCTACAAGGAACGAGCGCGAAGGAAGGTATCAAACAGCCACCGAACCCGAACCACGAGCAGCCGTCGCTTCGAACACTACCCAGCAGCGCGATCCGCGTCTACAAGAACGGGAAGCTCATAGGAACCGCCTTTGAGAACCTACTTGCCTTCCTACCACCCGCGAGCGCGCCTAGCAAGACCATGGGAGCAAGAGAAGGCTTCGACGATGGCTTGGTAGGCTACTTCCCAGCAGTCTCCTGCTTCTTCGGCGGCATAGCAGAAGTCAACTTTGGGGATGGCAACCACGGTTTCTGGGCACCGCCAGCACATCTGAAGAACACAAAAGCTGGCAAGTCGTCGAAGCGAGGTCCCGATGTAGATATGCCGGATGCCGGGCTCGACGCGAGCAAGCAGAAAGCTGGCTGGAATCCTGGACGCACACTGAGAGGTATCGGCGAGCGGTATAAGGAGCAAGTTGCGGAAGATATTGTGTGGGATCTTGTTGATGAGGTGGACTTCTTCGTACAGGATGGTGGGTATGAGGGCACAGTTGGGTCAGGTGCTGTGGGAGCGGATATCAGTAAGAAGAGCAGCAGGTTGAAAGAGGAGGATTAG
- a CDS encoding DNA-directed RNA polymerase III subunit RPC2 produces MAPKPKSTGPVEVGGSAPRVAAPKTAPRKRTAAPKPKDNSTAKTTTGAQTSSSDQNAAATDQSAQPKKKPTVAGDDMDALLRPFYYSKSLTDPINTAQDKWNLLPAFLRVKGLIKQHTDSFDYFCDVELKKILKANEMIISKESNGKKWIRFTDIRVGEPSRTEDAHKGYVQTQVTPNECRLRDMTYAAPIYIDYVYPKQSGNVRKTDVLIGRMPMMLRSSRCVLSGRPESDMGMLNECAVDPGGYFIVRGQEKVILVQEQLSKNRIIVESFKGMIQASVTSHTANVKTKTYVVLKKGHLYLKHNSLTEDIPVAIALRAMGVQSDHEILLLAAGNDAQYQDEFAPNLEMAALEGVFTQEQGLDFIATRLKPERFPVFQHPSGEPKTAKQKAMEKLAATIIPHVPVEDMNFRPKALYIAFMTRRVLMAIIDPKLVDDRDYVGNKRLELAGQMLALLFEDLFKDCTRQIMINMEKQLKKSNPTQEFDPLRLIEQCDARITSGMERAISTGNWTLKRFRMDRAGVTHVLSRLSYISALGMMTRITSQFEKTRKVSGPRALQPSQFGMLCTSDTPEGEACGLVKNLALMTHITTADEEDPVRKIMYVLGAEEVTSASGAEIYNDGAYIIFVNGTPTALTRQPKRFLNGFRKFRRMGRISEFVSIFINHHHNGVHIATDEGRVCRPLIVVEQGKSKVTTRFLESLRKGSMNFDDALSRGIVEYLDVNEENDSNIAVYEKDIDEHTTHLEIEPFTILGAVAGLIPYPHHNQSPRNTYQCAMGKQAIGAIAYNQFTRIDTLLYLMVYPQAPMVKTRTIELVKYDKLPAGQNAVVAVMSYSGYDIEDALVLNKASCDRGFGRCQVFKKVSMPLKTYGNGAQDRMGQPEKNNTRHRKIGTDGLVEVGQELENSDMYMLKECPVNQATSVSQRDQKWSPMHMSYKLPDPCYADKVMVTANEANSTIIKIQTRQTRRPEIGDKFSSRHGQKGVVGLLAEQADMPFSDQGVVPDIIMNPHGFPSRMTVGKMLELVSGKAGVLAGKHEYGTAFGGSKVEDMGRTLVKHGFSYSGKDCLTSGITGESLPMYVFFGPIYYQKLKHMVQDKMHSRSTGPRAILTRQPTEGRSRQGGLRLGEMERDCLIAYGASQLLLERLMISSDAHEVDVCQVCGMMGYNGWCQSCSSTRSVVRMTMPYAAKLLIQELMSMNVKASLQLADEFPREE; encoded by the exons ATGGCGCCAAAGCCGAAGAGTACCGGCCCTGTTGAGGTAGGCGGGAGCGCGCCTAGA GTCGCCGCTCCCAAGACTGCACCGAGGAAGCGCACAGCTGCACCTAAGCCCAAGGACAACAGCACCGCCAAAACTACCACCGGCGCACAAACCTCGAGCTCAGACCAAAATGCAGCTGCCACGGACCAGAGCGCTCAACCCAAGAAGAAGCCCACGGTGGCGGGAGATGATATGGATGCGCTTTTGCGACCTTTCTACTACAGCAAAAGTCTTACCGACCCCATCAACACCGCTCAGGACAAGTGGAATCTACTGCCGGCCTTCCTACGAGTCAAGGGTCTGATCAAGCAGCATACTGACTCATTCGACTACTTTTGCGATGTCGAATTGAAGAAGATCCTCAAGGCCAACGAGATGATCATCTCCAAAGAATCGAATGGGAAGAAGTGGATCAGATTCACCGATATCCGGGTCGGAGAGCCTTCTCGTACGGAAGATGCCCACAAAGGGTATGTTCAGACGCAAGTGACTCCTAACGAATGTCGGCTCAGAGACATGACGTACGCTGCTCCCATCTACATCGACTATGTATACCCAAAACAGTCTGGCAACGTCAGAAAGACGGATGTGCTGATTGGAAGGATGCCTATGATGTTGCGGAGCTCAAGATGCGTGCTGAGCGGCCGACCTGAATCCGATATGGGCATGCTGAACGAGTGCGCTGTTGATCCAGGAGGCTACTTTATCGTGCGGGGCCAAGAGAAGGTCATTCTGGTGCAGGAACAGCTCAGCAAGAACCGAATCATCGTCGAATCCTTCAAAGGCATGATCCAGGCGTCAGTGACCAGTCACACCGCGAACGTCAAGACCAAGACGTACGTCGTCTTGAAGAAAGGTCACCTCTACCTCAAGCACAACTCTCTGACCGAGGACATTCCTGTCGCGATCGCCCTTCGAGCTATGGGCGTACAGTCTGATCACGAAATTCTGCTCCTCGCCGCAGGAAATGATGCCCAATATCAAGACGAATTCGCACCGAATCTCGAGATGGCGGCCCTCGAAGGCGTCTTCACTCAGGAACAGGGTCTCGACTTCATCGCAACAAGACTAAAGCCTGAGCGTTTTCCGGTCTTTCAACATCCATCAGGGGAGCCCAAGACCGCGAAACAGAAAGCAATGGAGAAATTAGCCGCGACCATCATTCCTCATGTTCCAGTAGAGGACATGAACTTTCGACCCAAAGCCCTGTACATCGCCTTCATGACGCGGAGGGTGTTGATGGCAATTATAGATCCAAAGCTGGTCGATGACCGAGACTACGTGGGAAACAAGCGACTCGAGTTGGCTGGCCAAATGCTGGCACTGCTATTTGAGGATCTGTTCAAAGACTGTACTCGGCAAATCATGATCAACATGGAAAAGCAACTGAAGAAGTCAAATCCTACACAGGAATTCGATCCTCTACGGCTGATCGAACAGTGCGATGCACGAATTACCAGCGGCATGGAGCGTGCGATCTCGACTGGTAACTGGACGCTGAAGCGCTTTCGTATGGATCGAGCTGGTGTCACACATGTCCTAAGCAGATTGAGTTACATCAGCGCGCTCGGCATGATGACCAGAATCACTAGTCAGTTTGAGAAGACACGAAAGGTTTCCGGTCCTCGTGCACTGCAGCCCTCCCAGTTCGGCATGCTCTGCACTTCTGATACGCCCGAAGGAGAAGCTTGCGGTCTTGTTAAAAACTTGGCGCTCATGACACATATTACGACTGCAGATGAAGAAGATCCGGTACGGAAGATCATGTACGTGCTTGGTGCAGAGGAGGTCACATCAGCGTCTGGCGCGGAGATCTACAATGACGGCGCCTACATCATCTTCGTGAATGGCACGCCTACTGCCTTGACTAGACAGCCAAAACGCTTCTTGAACGGCTTTCGAAAATTCAGACGGATGGGCCGCATCTCCGAGTTCGTCAGCATCTTCATCAATCACCATCATAACGGCGTCCATATCGCGACAGACGAAGGTCGGGTATGCCGACCGCTGATAGTGGTCGAGCAAGGCAAGTCGAAAGTCACCACTCGCTTCCTCGAGTCATTACGGAAGGGCTCTATGAACTTCGACGACGCACTCTCCCGTGGCATTGTGGAGTATCTCGATGTCAACGAGGAGAACGATTCTAACATTGCAGTATATGAGAAGGATATTGACGAGCACACCACACACTTGGAGATTGAGCCTTTTACAATTCTTGGTGCTGTAGCTGGTCTTATTCCGTACCCACATCACAACCAATCGCCAAGGAACACATACCAGTGTGCCATGGGTAAGCAAGCTATCGGTGCCATAGCGTACAATCAATTCACTCGAATCGATACCTTGCTCTACCTGATGGTTTATCCACAAGCGCCAATGGTCAAGACGAGGACTATCGAGCTGGTCAAGTACGACAAGTTACCGGCCGGTCAGAATGCTGTGGTTGCGGTCATGTCATACTCTGGATACGACATCGAGGATGCACTAGTGCTCAACAAAGCTTCATGCGATCGGGGTTTCGGGCGCTGTCAAGTCTTCAAGAAGGTCAGCATGCCACTGAAGACCTACGGCAATGGTGCCCAAGACCGAATGGGACAACCGGAGAAAAACAACACACGGCATCGAAAGATTGGCACAGATGGCCTGGTCGAAGTCGGCCAAGAGCTGGAGAACTCCGACATGTACATGCTCAAGGAGTGTCCAGTCAATCAAGCCACTTCTGTCTCTCAACGCGACCAGAAATGGTCGCCTATGCATATGTCCTACAAGCTACCGGACCCATGCTACGCGGATAAGGTCATGGTCACAGCAAACGAGGCCAACAGTACTATCATCAAGATTCAGACACGGCAGACCCGAAGACCAGAGATCGGCGACAAGTTCTCATCACGTCACGGACAGAAAGGTGTCGTCGGATTGCTCGCCGAACAAGCAGACATGCCTTTTTCAGACCAAGGCGTAGTTCCGGATATCATCATGAATCCTCACGGTTTCCCTTCCCGTATGACAGTCGGCAAGATGTTGGAGCTTGTCTCTGGAAAGGCCGGTGTGCTAGCCGGCAAGCACGAGTACGGCACAGCCTTCGGCGGCAGCAAAGTCGAAGACATGGGTCGAACTCTCGTCAAGCACGGGTTCAGCTACTCTGGCAAAGATTGCCTCACGTCCGGCATCACGGGCGAGAGTTTGCCCATGTATGTCTTCTTCGGACCCATCTACTACCAAAAGCTGAAGCACATGGTGCAAGACAAGATGCATTCTCGATCTACTGGACCACGGGCGATCTTGACACGACAGCCGACAGAAGGTCGTTCGAGACAGGGTGGTCTGCGTCTGGGAGAGATGGAACGTGACTGTCTGATTGCCTACGGCGCTAGCCAACTTCTCCTCGAACGCTTGATGATCAGTTCAGATGCGCACGAGGTTGATGTGTGCCAAGTCTGCGGCATGATGGGCTACAATGGCTGGTGCCAGAGCTGCTCCAGCACCCGCTCTGTCGTTCGTATGACGATGCCTTATGCGGCGAAGCTGCTTATTCAAGAGTTGATGAGCATGAACGTCAAGGCATCTTTGCAGCTGGCCGATGAGTTCCCTCGCGAGGAGTAG
- a CDS encoding Nuclear exosome regulator NRDE2 → MDRARVPKFGSFKPKVAAQKTKTDAAASDGEDARKSPSRDPRRREHRGHRHERERRRHHHGRDQGRSHDERGPREERRHRQRDNATPRRSTQRVDIDEFEESHLFIIDRRGDAKNVEYGSLHRYGIPAYHRTGYGNVIGLPPQIKINREASSDKDVILTAADRKRHTRLPRLLTGKHGRSHEANLRYVLNAADTPTHLHSDYVDLRPSRKRKRNSESPEAGEAAVDYRSIEGKAKAPTQPADEDLDFASESETGNGDDALELPARQQNAMLSKTAKAKPGELDSWLTLAEHQAKMVQPGVNVTAFTSSERRTLADLRLSILHQAASHINKGHPSRDQLLLSTIEEGSIIWDGTKLSSRWKEALVECPSSVLLWTRYLDHIQDQHAGFRYDQCKASFVQCMDVLRKAYARCKGDDQTRIWNLQVHVLLRLTTFIRDAGYSELAVAIWQALLEYHLCTPNNIVAAALDDKLESFESFWESEVPRIGEPNARGWHRHHEHIDDETRRGIPLHQAPLDASRPWASFARQEKSMHSFCLSALPDDDDAITDPFRCVMFSDIRDILESLSAGLDPSTLADGFLAFLELPALPCTTVDADIDVWRLDPHNMAHGAFWAPELLRPADDKAFKPPYYRQTCKSLFGQEHGSFANFRSAYGQDEAHKDVVSFVDRSLEALVVARKDDDVLAEYYLAFKLSVLPEEAVKAAKKLLKEPSSSSRLYNAYALIEARLGHEQKAETVWSTALAMQSSLGVRAQDDAVFLWHSRMLNAAATTTSALQHLLSIDNASPAATKLEVGHDESSVHRLKASRKLQEGFDRMMLQGKQVHAASYADCLAWLAYLSSHHDFESTFQAYEKCSSRMSRDGARLSLELLQQCKADLIKRHIELQRPYKPAVLRGEMENSLSLFPSNSILIELAQRLAAQDRLRTLLHDQKATEPNQRTIVQWAAKITGELHRTADPSLGSTANTVRATFASALLGLDSKVTHAPALWFMWLRFECNQADGDTSSGADAFARARQVFLDGLRYLPWHKHWAIAGMDFFSERGMSQGELRQIHDTLVDRGLRLRVDVEEVL, encoded by the coding sequence ATGGACAGAGCGCGTGTTCCCAAATTCGGCAGCTTCAAGCCCAAGGTCGCCGCGCAGAAGACGAAGACAGATGCCGCAGCTTCGGACGGCGAGGACGCGAGGAAATCACCGTCCCGTGACCCGCGCCGTCGAGAGCATAGAGGTCATCGACATGAGCGCGAGCGTCGTCGGCATCACCACGGTCGCGATCAAGGCAGATCTCATGACGAACGGGGGCCTCGTGAGGAGCGTCGCCACCGGCAGCGCGACAATGCCACGCCTCGCCGCTCAACTCAGCGAGTCGATATAGATGAGTTTGAGGAGTCGCATCTCTTCATCATTGACCGTCGTGGAGACGCAAAGAATGTTGAGTATGGCAGTCTGCATCGCTATGGCATTCCAGCTTACCATCGTACGGGATATGGTAACGTGATAGGTCTGCCACCACAGATCAAGATCAATCGCGAAGCGAGCAGCGATAAGGACGTGATACTGACTGCAGCCGATCGGAAGAGACACACCAGACTTCCAAGATTGCTGACCGGCAAGCATGGAAGGAGTCACGAAGCCAATCTGCGCTATGTTCTGAATGCTGCAGACACGCCTACGCACTTGCACAGTGATTACGTGGACCTTCGTCCTTCTCGCAAGCGCAAGCGTAACAGCGAGTCTCCCGAGGCCGGCGAAGCAGCTGTTGACTACCGCTCCATTGAGGGCAAGGCGAAAGCGCCCACTCAGCCAGCCGACGAGGACCTGGACTTTGCATCCGAGTCTGAGACAGGCAATGGCGACGATGCTCTGGAGCTGCCAGCAAGGCAGCAGAACGCGATGTTGTCGAAAACAGCAAAGGCAAAGCCTGGGGAGCTCGACTCTTGGCTCACTCTGGCGGAGCATCAGGCCAAAATGGTGCAACCCGGTGTGAACGTCACAGCTTTCACGTCTTCTGAAAGGCGGACGTTGGCAGACCTTCGGCTGTCCATCTTACACCAAGCAGCAAGTCACATCAACAAGGGCCACCCAAGCCGCGATCAGTTGCTACTAAGCACAATCGAGGAAGGCTCCATCATCTGGGATGGCACAAAGTTATCGAGCAGATGGAAAGAAGCTTTGGTCGAGTGCCCGTCGAGTGTCTTGCTGTGGACTAGATACCTCGACCATATCCAAGATCAGCATGCTGGCTTTCGTTACGATCAATGCAAAGCCTCATTTGTACAATGTATGGATGTCCTACGCAAGGCATATGCTCGCTGCAAGGGTGACGACCAGACCCGCATCTGGAACCTTCAAGTGCACGTACTGCTTCGGCTCACCACGTTCATTCGTGATGCTGGATACTCGGAGCTTGCCGTAGCAATTTGGCAAGCGCTGCTCGAATACCATCTTTGCACTCCGAATAACATTGTCGCTGCGGCCCTGGACGACAAGCTGGAATCTTTCGAATCGTTCTGGGAGAGCGAAGTACCAAGGATAGGAGAGCCGAACGCTCGCGGCTGGCATCGACATCACGAACACATCGATGACGAAACCCGTCGAGGTATCCCGCTTCATCAGGCACCACTGGATGCGTCGCGGCCATGGGCATCCTTTGCGAGGCAGGAAAAATCAATGCACAGCTTCTGCTTATCGGCTCTACCCGACGACGACGATGCTATCACAGATCCTTTCCGCTGCGTTATGTTTTCCGACATTCGCGACATTCTGGAGTCTTTGAGCGCCGGCTTGGACCCTTCAACGCTGGCCGATGGCTTTCTCGCATTTCTAGAGCTTCCTGCGCTGCCCTGCACAACAGTCGACGCTGACATCGATGTGTGGCGTCTCGATCCGCACAACATGGCACACGGAGCATTTTGGGCGCCGGAGCTGCTGCGACCAGCGGACGACAAGGCTTTCAAACCACCATACTATCGTCAGACCTGCAAAAGCTTGTTTGGGCAAGAACACGGTTCGTTCGCCAACTTTCGGTCTGCATATGGACAGGATGAGGCACACAAGGACGTTGTTAGTTTCGTGGACAGATCACTGGAAGCGCTGGTGGTTGCGAGAAAGGACGATGATGTGCTGGCGGAATACTATCTTGCTTTCAAGCTCTCAGTCCTTCCAGAAGAGGCTGTCAAAGCTGCCAAGAAGCTACTGAAGGAACCATCATCGAGCTCAAGACTCTACAACGCGTATGCTCTCATTGAGGCGCGGCTTGGACACGAGCAGAAAGCTGAGACTGTTTGGTCCACTGCACTGGCCATGCAAAGTAGCCTTGGCGTGAGAGCACAGGACGATGCCGTGTTTCTCTGGCACAGCCGTATGCTCAACGCTGCTGCAACTACAACGTCTGCTCTGCAACACCTATTGAGCATTGACAATGCGAGTCCTGCCGCTACGAAACTCGAAGTCGGCCATGACGAGTCATCAGTACATCGCCTCAAGGCATCTCGCAAGCTACAAGAAGGATTCGACCGCATGATGCTGCAGGGAAAGCAGGTCCATGCCGCTTCATACGCAGACTGTCTGGCGTGGCTTGCATATCTCAGCAGCCACCATGACTTTGAAAGCACCTTCCAGGCTTACGAGAAGTGCAGCTCGCGAATGTCTCGTGATGGCGCCAGGTTGAGCTTGGAATTGCTGCAACAATGCAAAGCTGATCTCATCAAGCGACATATCGAGCTGCAACGACCATACAAGCCTGCCGTACTTCGAGGGGAGATGGAGAACAGCTTATCATTGTTCCCCAGCAACAGCATTTTGATCGAGCTTGCGCAACGGCTAGCTGCACAAGACCGTCTTCGAACCCTATTGCATGATCAGAAAGCCACAGAACCGAACCAAAGGACAATCGTACAATGGGCAGCGAAGATCACGGGAGAGCTTCATCGCACAGCAGACCCATCCTTAGGTTCCACTGCCAACACTGTCCGGGCCACCTTCGCGAGCGCGCTACTCGGCCTTGACAGCAAGGTGACGCATGCTCCAGCGCTCTGGTTCATGTGGCTACGATTCGAGTGCAATCAGGCCGACGGGGATACTAGCAGTGGTGCTGATGCGTTCGCACGTGCAAGGCAGGTCTTTCTGGATGGACTCAGATACCTGCCGTGGCATAAACACTGGGCAATAGCTGGAATGGACTTCTTCTCGGAGCGTGGCATGAGCCAAGGGGAGTTGAGACAGATACATGATACGTTGGTGGATAGAGGCCTCAGACTGCGTGTGGACGTTGAGGAAGTTCTGTGA